The proteins below are encoded in one region of Gambusia affinis linkage group LG07, SWU_Gaff_1.0, whole genome shotgun sequence:
- the parp3 gene encoding protein mono-ADP-ribosyltransferase PARP3, whose protein sequence is MAPKRKAAKAVKAGGKKVKDEPKDAFTSTKEALLAAGSQVKDKRKVDEHCQLSSSGEVHEDYDCMLNQTNIGNNNNKFYVIQVIKADNSYYSWNRWGRVGEVGQFKLTPFPKLELALKDFEKKFKDKTKNNWSDRMNFVSHPGKYTLIEVDGEQDAEVKVDTVDGKVSKNFLSCTLDGATQNLIKLIFSNDMFKEAMECMNLDIKKMPLGKLSKSQIAKGFEVLEEIEAAMSQKGGGGRLEELSSKFFTTIPHNFGRNRPPAIDTKEIVEQKKEMLMVLADIELAQTLKSETEKAQDEKVAAVPHPIDQDYMSLKCKLSLLPKNTELYKIIEKYMKSTTRSYSKPKILNIWEVDREEEGERFSENDNLENRRLLWHGTNIAVVAAILKSGLRIMPHSGGRVGSGIYFASENAKSISYVRPSNNTGVMFLSEVALGKEFTITEDDCTLKKAPAGYHSVVARGQVEPDPSQDTVITLEGKKVTVPQGKAIKQPQYSNSSFSNSEYLIYKESQCRLRFLLEMEIC, encoded by the exons ATGGCCCCTAAGAGAAAAGCCGCTAAAGCTGTCAAAGCAGGTGGGAAAAAGGTGAAAGATGAACCCAAGGATGCCTTCACTTCTACAAAAGAGGCGCTTCTGGCTGCAGGATCACAGGTTAAAGACAAAAGGAAGGTGGATGAGCACTGTCAACTTTCTTCATCCGGAGAG GTTCACGAGGACTACGACTGCATGCTCAACCAAACGAACAtaggaaacaacaacaacaagttTTATGTCATCCAAGTTATTAAAGCAGACAACTCATACTACTCATGGAACAGATGGGGACGAGTG GGGGAAGTGGGGCAATTCAAACTGACTCCATTTCCTAAACTAGAGTTAGCCTTGAAGGACTTTGAGAAGAAGTTTAAGGACAAGACAAAGAACAACTGGAGTGACCGGATGAACTTTGTCTCTCATCCTGGGAAATACACACTGATTGAGGTGGACGGAGAGCAGGATGCTGAGGTCAAG GTGGACACTGTTGATGGAAAAGTCTCAAAAAACTTCCTCTCATGCACTCTTGATGGCGCAACACAGAATCTTATTAAGCTCATTTTCAGCAACGACATGTTCAAGGAGGCAATGGAATGCATGAATTTAG atatCAAGAAGATGCCTTTGGGAAAACTCAGTAAGAGTCAAATAGCAAAAGGCTTTGAGGTTTTGGAGGAGATTGAAGCTGCTATGAGCCAAAAAGGTGGAGGAGGACGCCTTGAAGAACTCTCATCAAAGTTCTTCACCACAATTCCTCACAACTTTGGCAGAAACAGACCGCCAGCCATTGACACCAAAGAGATTGTAGAACAGAAGAAAGAGATGCTTATG GTGCTGGCAGACATTGAGCTGGCCCAGACTCTGAAGTCAGAAACAGAGAAGGCTCAGGATGAGAAGGTGGCCGCGGTTCCTCATCCTATCGACCAAGACTACATGTCTCTGAAATGCAAGCTCTCCTTGCTGCCCAAAAATACAGAACTGTATAAG ATCATCGAGAAATACATGAAGTCAACTACACGTAGCTATAGTAAGCCAAAGATACTCAATATTTGGGAAGTGGACCGAGAGGAAGAG GGAGAGCGCTTCAGTGAGAATGACAATCTAGAGAACCGCCGCCTGCTGTGGCATGGGACAAACATAGCGGTGGTGGCAGCCATCCTGAAGAGTGGTCTCAGGATCATGCCCCACTCAGGGGGCCGTGTTGGCAGCGGGATCTATTTTGCCTCTGAAAACGCAAAATCTATAAGTTACG TGCGTCCCTCAAACAACACTGGAGTGATGTTTCTGAGTGAGGTAGCTCTTGGCAAGGAGTTCACCATTACCGAAGATGACTGTACCTTGAAGAAGGCTCCTGCCGGTTATCACAGTGTGGTAGCACGAGGCCAGGTGGAACCAG acCCGTCTCAGGACACCGTCATCACTCTCGAGGGCAAGAAGGTTACTGTTCCTCAGGGAAAAGCCATCAAACAGCCCCAATACTCCAACAGCAGCTTTAGCAACAGTGAATACCTGATCTACAAAGAGAGCCAGTGTCGCCTTCGCTTCCTGCTTGAGATGGAAATATGCTAa